The following proteins are co-located in the Polystyrenella longa genome:
- a CDS encoding DUF2254 domain-containing protein: protein MKTYLLNLWDSFRGSFWFRPTLMILFAIVLSEVTHSVDVNLAQKDEEVEWFSTTSEAARSTLTAVASATIALAGVVFSITILSLSIASTQFGSRLVRNVMSDSIADWVIGQYIGSALFCLLVLRTIREPEYVEVAFVPHIGTAVGVGFGLISMWLLIWFIHHVATSIQAPNLVESVADELGTTIERLFPEHIGRPRGEEDESHTAEEALSRPEGETIEILCSTEGYIEGIDGDTLISEACEHKGLLKLNCKPGNFVTYKETLAEFQSYQSGDDLDEDARDSLIKTIQQVIIIGPTRTPRQDISYAVLQLVEIAVRALSPGINDPFTAMGCIDRFSGALCTLAERDFPEIIRRDEEGTPRVVLTNVDRFPEILNDAFNMVRQNGIRSVAVSIRMIDSLLRITAHVTRKRDREAIKVQAIALKSGFDSQGFVESDRQEFDERYQKLMTLLVEKSDH from the coding sequence ATGAAAACATATCTTCTTAACTTGTGGGACTCATTTCGCGGAAGCTTCTGGTTCCGACCGACGTTGATGATCCTGTTCGCGATTGTGCTCTCGGAAGTCACCCATAGCGTGGACGTAAATCTGGCACAGAAAGATGAGGAGGTCGAATGGTTCTCGACAACTTCTGAAGCGGCCCGATCCACATTGACGGCTGTTGCAAGTGCGACGATTGCGCTTGCCGGGGTGGTCTTTTCAATCACAATCCTCAGCCTTTCCATTGCCTCGACCCAATTCGGATCCCGATTGGTGCGAAATGTCATGAGCGACAGTATCGCTGACTGGGTGATCGGGCAGTACATTGGCTCCGCTTTATTCTGTCTACTCGTCCTGAGGACCATTCGAGAACCCGAATACGTGGAGGTAGCCTTCGTTCCCCACATTGGCACGGCTGTGGGCGTCGGTTTTGGTTTAATCAGTATGTGGTTATTGATCTGGTTTATTCACCATGTCGCCACATCGATTCAGGCTCCCAATCTGGTGGAATCGGTTGCTGACGAGTTAGGGACAACCATCGAACGACTCTTCCCGGAACACATAGGGCGACCAAGGGGAGAAGAAGATGAGTCACACACGGCAGAAGAAGCACTGTCGAGACCTGAAGGAGAAACGATTGAAATCTTGTGTTCTACAGAAGGGTACATCGAAGGGATTGATGGAGACACGCTGATTTCTGAAGCATGCGAGCACAAGGGGCTGCTGAAACTCAATTGCAAACCGGGTAACTTTGTTACTTATAAAGAGACACTAGCCGAGTTTCAGAGTTACCAGTCCGGCGATGATCTTGACGAGGATGCACGGGACAGTTTGATTAAAACCATTCAGCAGGTGATCATCATCGGGCCAACCCGCACACCCCGGCAGGATATCAGCTACGCGGTTCTGCAATTGGTGGAGATCGCTGTGCGGGCTCTTTCTCCCGGAATCAATGATCCTTTCACGGCGATGGGCTGTATTGATCGGTTCAGCGGCGCACTGTGTACGCTGGCTGAACGCGATTTTCCTGAAATCATTCGTCGTGATGAAGAGGGAACACCCCGTGTTGTCTTAACCAACGTCGACCGGTTTCCAGAAATACTGAATGATGCGTTCAATATGGTTCGGCAAAATGGAATCCGCAGTGTGGCCGTCTCGATTCGGATGATCGATTCACTACTGCGTATCACGGCGCACGTTACCCGGAAACGAGATCGAGAAGCGATCAAAGTTCAGGCGATCGCACTCAAGTCTGGCTTTGATAGTCAGGGCTTTGTGGAATCAGACCGGCAGGAGTTTGACGAACGGTATCAGAAACTGATGACACTGCTAGTAGAGAAAAGTGATCATTAA
- a CDS encoding zinc-ribbon domain-containing protein, which yields MNEKKKKTPKERREERERQKEGKRRREEEARICQRLTEPLRRFGYTIPAGSIPADLKEQAPNNSYGAPLYYEDIEFTCQDCGSEEIWTAEQQKWYYEIAKGPIQATAIRCRDCRRKEQERKEQSQLPKGYSKKTQ from the coding sequence ATGAATGAGAAAAAGAAGAAGACGCCCAAAGAACGTCGAGAAGAACGGGAGCGTCAAAAAGAGGGAAAGCGGCGACGGGAAGAGGAAGCCCGTATTTGTCAGCGATTGACGGAACCGCTGCGCCGATTTGGATACACGATTCCCGCAGGTTCCATTCCTGCAGACTTAAAAGAGCAAGCCCCCAACAACTCTTACGGAGCTCCTCTGTATTACGAAGATATTGAATTCACCTGTCAGGATTGTGGTTCGGAAGAAATCTGGACCGCCGAGCAGCAGAAATGGTACTACGAAATCGCGAAAGGACCGATCCAGGCCACGGCGATTCGCTGCCGCGATTGCCGACGCAAAGAGCAAGAGCGAAAAGAACAGTCTCAGCTCCCGAAAGGCTATTCAAAGAAGACGCAGTAA
- a CDS encoding PSD1 and planctomycete cytochrome C domain-containing protein, with amino-acid sequence MTRPLSSIPFLALVLFCLTNGVIFAEEPTAAERSSEVTEIDHERDIAPLFATHCLDCHGPDLQESEFRIDRRAWLLRGGNSGEPALIPGKPDESHLLQLVKSTNEEEQMPPGGPALSDQEIGLLSAWIKAGAVVPGSEADEEIKLTTDHWSFQPIAEVKPPAGITNWGATGIDQFIGARLMEKGLEPSAPAERRELIRRLYLVMLGLPPTPAEVTSFEQDERPDAYARLVERVLESPQYGERWAQHWLDLVRFGETTGFETNRERPHAWRYRDYVIACFNDDKPYDQFIREQLAGDVLDADLGTGYLVAGPHDLVKSPDINLTLMQRQDELADLINTTGTAFLGLTLGCARCHNHKFDPITQSDYYSIQAVFAGVEHGDRTLRYPEDSPESQRMKIVQQELKKIDRELADSGLRQPVNSKQNVEEFETVLASSLRFSIEATIGGNEPCLDEIEIFAADSKEAAGKPLDSETNDLTFNTSGTLPGYAIHQLQHVCDGRVGNQHSWVSSERGKGWVQIDLEQPQYLSKVVWGRDRLGQYRDRVPSQYKIEVQIPGTEQWQLVATSLTRLPGEGSTTDISNVQTESQSQNLADLQAMVIERQTLKSEFDKLKSNQPQGYLGRFTEPGPTHRLYRGDPMAKREEVVPDTIEVLGTLGLEKETNESERRVKLADWIVSSDNPLTSRVIVNRLWQFHFGTGIVDTPSDFGGNGTLPTHPELLDWLANELRSNNWSLKHIHRLILTSQTFQQSSHPVAKGLEVDAAARYLWRFPPRRLAAEVIRDQILAVSDVLNLEQGGPGFSAFAVDFENVRHYHPKQNYGPEDWRRMIYMTKVRQEKDSVFGLFDCPDASQVVAKRSRSTTPLQALNLYNSRFVLQQADLFSQRLRREAPDSVDNQIQLAFKLAYNRPIEAIELSRSKQFVEEQGLVAMCRAIFNSNEFLFIP; translated from the coding sequence ATGACCAGACCTCTTTCCAGTATCCCCTTTTTGGCATTGGTTTTATTCTGCCTTACTAACGGGGTTATTTTTGCGGAGGAACCGACGGCCGCTGAACGTTCGTCGGAGGTTACAGAAATCGACCACGAGCGAGACATTGCTCCGCTCTTCGCCACTCATTGTCTCGACTGCCATGGCCCTGATCTACAGGAAAGTGAATTCCGTATTGACCGTCGCGCCTGGTTGTTGCGCGGTGGCAATTCAGGTGAGCCAGCGCTTATTCCTGGAAAGCCAGACGAGAGCCACCTGCTGCAGTTGGTGAAAAGCACCAACGAAGAAGAACAGATGCCGCCCGGTGGACCCGCATTGTCGGACCAGGAAATTGGCCTACTGTCCGCCTGGATCAAAGCTGGCGCCGTTGTACCCGGATCAGAAGCAGACGAAGAAATTAAACTGACAACCGACCATTGGTCGTTTCAACCGATCGCTGAAGTGAAGCCACCCGCAGGGATCACCAATTGGGGTGCCACCGGAATTGATCAATTCATTGGTGCGCGGCTGATGGAAAAGGGGTTGGAACCCTCCGCACCGGCAGAACGTCGGGAACTAATTCGGCGTCTTTATTTAGTCATGCTCGGTTTGCCACCCACACCCGCCGAGGTGACCTCTTTTGAACAGGATGAGCGACCTGATGCGTACGCTCGATTAGTCGAACGTGTATTGGAAAGTCCTCAGTACGGGGAACGGTGGGCGCAGCATTGGCTGGACCTGGTTCGATTCGGTGAGACTACTGGCTTCGAAACCAATCGCGAACGGCCTCATGCGTGGCGATACCGCGATTATGTGATTGCCTGTTTTAATGACGACAAACCTTACGATCAATTCATCAGAGAGCAACTCGCTGGTGATGTGCTGGACGCCGATCTAGGAACAGGCTATCTCGTCGCGGGGCCCCATGACCTGGTGAAAAGCCCCGACATCAATCTGACGTTAATGCAACGGCAGGATGAACTGGCCGATTTGATCAATACGACGGGAACCGCTTTTCTTGGACTCACCTTGGGCTGTGCCCGCTGTCATAATCATAAATTCGATCCCATCACGCAGTCGGATTATTATTCGATCCAGGCGGTATTCGCCGGTGTCGAGCATGGTGACCGGACCTTGAGGTATCCGGAAGATTCTCCTGAATCCCAGCGGATGAAAATCGTCCAACAGGAACTCAAAAAAATTGATCGTGAGCTGGCCGATAGCGGTTTGCGACAACCCGTGAATTCAAAACAGAACGTTGAAGAATTTGAAACCGTTCTAGCGTCGAGTTTACGATTCTCGATTGAAGCCACAATTGGTGGTAATGAACCCTGTCTGGATGAAATCGAGATTTTCGCCGCCGATTCAAAAGAGGCCGCCGGGAAACCTCTTGATTCCGAAACGAATGATTTAACTTTTAATACCTCGGGGACACTGCCTGGCTATGCCATCCATCAGCTCCAGCATGTTTGCGATGGCCGTGTAGGAAATCAGCATAGTTGGGTTTCGAGTGAACGGGGGAAGGGGTGGGTTCAGATTGATTTGGAACAACCCCAGTATCTGTCGAAGGTCGTTTGGGGACGTGATCGGCTGGGACAATATCGTGACCGGGTTCCTTCGCAATATAAAATTGAAGTCCAGATTCCAGGAACGGAACAATGGCAACTCGTGGCGACCTCGTTAACACGACTTCCGGGGGAAGGTTCGACCACTGATATTAGTAACGTGCAAACAGAGTCGCAGTCACAGAACCTGGCGGACTTACAGGCGATGGTTATCGAGCGACAAACTCTAAAAAGTGAGTTCGATAAGCTGAAAAGCAATCAACCTCAAGGTTATCTCGGGCGGTTTACAGAACCGGGTCCGACGCATCGACTGTATCGAGGCGATCCGATGGCTAAGCGAGAAGAAGTTGTCCCCGATACTATTGAAGTACTGGGAACGCTCGGTCTGGAAAAAGAAACCAATGAATCGGAACGACGGGTAAAGTTGGCAGATTGGATTGTCAGTTCGGACAATCCGTTGACCTCCCGCGTGATAGTTAATCGGTTATGGCAGTTTCATTTCGGAACGGGAATCGTCGATACACCGAGTGATTTCGGTGGTAACGGAACTTTGCCGACGCATCCCGAGTTGCTGGATTGGCTCGCTAATGAACTACGCTCGAATAACTGGTCGCTTAAGCATATCCATCGTCTGATTCTGACTTCCCAAACATTTCAGCAATCGAGTCACCCTGTGGCGAAAGGACTCGAAGTGGATGCGGCGGCTCGTTATCTCTGGCGTTTTCCTCCTCGACGGTTGGCGGCGGAAGTGATACGAGATCAGATACTGGCCGTTTCGGATGTTCTCAATCTTGAACAGGGAGGCCCGGGATTCAGTGCATTTGCGGTCGACTTTGAAAACGTGCGACACTATCACCCCAAACAGAACTATGGTCCCGAAGACTGGCGACGCATGATTTACATGACCAAAGTTCGACAGGAAAAAGATTCCGTCTTTGGTTTGTTTGATTGTCCCGACGCCAGCCAGGTCGTGGCGAAACGAAGCCGATCGACTACGCCGCTGCAAGCCCTCAACTTGTATAACAGCCGGTTCGTCCTGCAACAGGCGGATCTGTTCAGTCAACGACTTCGGCGAGAGGCTCCGGATTCTGTCGACAACCAGATTCAGTTGGCATTTAAGTTGGCCTACAACCGGCCCATTGAGGCAATAGAACTGAGCCGCAGCAAACAGTTCGTCGAAGAGCAGGGGCTGGTAGCAATGTGCCGTGCAATCTTTAATTCGAACGAATTCCTGTTTATTCCGTAA